The genomic region ATAAAAGaaagaagaacaaaaaggagaaTCAAACTGACCTGAATAACATATATTACACAATTAGCTGAAACATAGCAAGCCCTCGGCCTATCTGCCGGAAAACCTTTAGCCTGCTTGTCAATAAAATTCAGGCAGCATTAGTGTCACTGTCAGGCATATGATTTGAAATCACATCAAATGCTGCCAGCATTCAGCAATGCATAAGGTAACCAAATGTAGGGTAGTGCATCTGTAGTTTATGTACCGGAAACTAACAAAGCAAGACATAGACTGCAAATGCACGGCTAAGAATGCTGGCGTAGAACTTATTTCAGTCGAAATACTCAAATTTTAAGAACCCGAATTATTACCTGATACCATATCTCAGCCCCGAAAACAACCAACAGTGTGTAAGTGCTAAAGAATAACAGCCCAGGGAGCTCCACTAGCACCGATGTTAACACCTGTTGGAAGCATTACATAAGATTTTAAAAGGGCAGCTTAAGGAGTTTCCGCAATGCTGTCGTTTTTAATACATAAACTCTTTAGATTACATTATACCCCAGGAGTGAAGAGCAGAAAACAAATTCTTGTAAGAGAGCTTACCTTAGGTTTTAAAACAACAATCATGTGGAAGCGAAAAACAGCAGCACGAACTGCAATTATACAAAGCATCCATCTTAGGAATACACATATACCCCCTCCgtcccattcatttgtttacctttttgattctttgtgaggggtattttaatcgaaggtaaacaaatgattggaacagatggagtaaaaaaaaaaagcaaagaaAATGATGTAACCGAGCAAGAGGGACAGTCCTCAGTCACCTCCATTAACAAAAATATTCATGAGGATGAAAACCTTCCGTGTACTCCATCCGTGTGTACGCGATCTTGATTGAATCCTTATAAATTGTATCTGCCATAAAGAAACTATTTAAACCCCCAATATGGCAACATTCATAAAACTCATCGACGTCATACCAGACTTCGTTATTGAACTTAGCTGCTCAAGGTCAGATACTTAGATATCCAACCTATGTTACTCATCCCAAATTCAATGGACAATAGGAGGAGAAACTCCTTGATTTATACAACATTCAATTCTCACATAATTCCGTCTAGGTAAGACACTCATATGTGACATCTTTTATGGGTTGGAGTCGTCTTGACGTCTTCACACGATCAATCAAGGAAAAGCAAAACAGACAAGAACccaaaagagaaaagagaaggaagttACCAGGGAAACAACAGTAAAAAAGGCATAGGCTGCAGAAAGAGTGAAAAACATTCCACCGTTCAACTGAGCTGACTCGTTCAACTCGTCCCCCTTCGCCATTGATTGATTATATCTTGCTTAACTGATTAAATTATACGGAGTATGACGATTATAATATTTCAACTGATGGAGGAGAATAAGTAGAAACAGTAGATGACGTACATTGGAGAGGAAAGAATGGTAGTTCCTTGAACAAGTCACATAGTATACTGCATGTGACTGTCAGCTAGTTAATGAAGAAATCCCAGACTGTCAGCTACTCTTGCTTAAGACCGCCTTAACCGAACAACATAATCATCATAAATATCACTAAATCAACCAACTAGTATAAAAAAAAcgccgtcttaagcttaagacggtctTAACTCTTAAATGAGATTCTGTATTACAACAAAATGGAACTATGACAAAGCAAATCCACAACTGCAAAATCCTAACAAACACCTCCAAAAATATTGCTAAATACATCAAAAAAAGAAACCAAATTCACAAAATTCTCACACAACAAAGACCAAAAAATTGCTAAATACGTTAACAAAAACCCAAATTTGCAAAATTCCCACACAACATGACCAAAAAAATTGCTaaataaattaagaaaaaaaaaacaaatttgcaAAATTTCCACACAACGAAACCCAAAAAATTGCTGAATACATTAAAAAATAACCAAATTTGCAAAATTCACccaaaaaaaaactacaattatTACCGAATACTAATATGGCCACATATATTGTATTTTAGGCCGATAATTATTACTAACAAAACCCAAAATCAATCCATCCTTAAACTTTTTGTATTTAGGCCGATAATTATTACTAACATGTATTGTAATTATTACTCAAAGTGTTGAACACCCAACACACAACCTAAGTGAAGTGTTGAAGTAACATGTACTTATTGCAAGAAGCTTTTTACAGTGAAATTGTCCTTCAAAAGGTAGGAATACAATCAatccatcctccaactccaacacACCTTCAAAGCAAATCTGGGAAAGAAGAATAAAGGTATAAAATAAAACCAAATAGCCTACAACATCTCAAGTAGATGTGGATCTTCCAATGCCACCCGACAACCCGGATAACTAAGCTCCAACCCGTGTTAGTATCTCGCGCTCAGTTGATAGATGGTTCTGAATCTGAGCTTATACGTTTTTTGGGGGCAGCTTCCGAAGAATAAAGAGGACAAGCGTGCAAGGCAGTATTTCAACTAGCTGTTGTTCCATAAAAAAACAGGCATAGAATATCGTCAGAATTGTTGATAATAGAGCAGCTAAATTTTGTTAGTAGATGATTAGTTGACGATTACCATGTAGTAAATCAGATCAAAAGTAGTTGGGTGATCCAAAACTTTGAGAGATGAATCGGCATTGAAGGCAGACACTGCAGCCTGTAATCACATAGTATTAGGGAGTACAGACAAAAATCTCATTTAAATACTACTAGCAGAAGTTAGAACTTACCGTAAAGCAGCGAACAAGAAAAGACGTGACACAGATTGCTGCAACTGATTTCACCTGCAATAATGTGGGTGTTTAAAATCCAACATACTAAATTTAGTATTTCAAAGCTTAAATCTAATTTTCCACAAACACAGCCCCTGAACTAAATTAAAAGGTAAAAACCAATTCTAAGACGAAACCCATTTCTAAATGCATCTCCTGTAACAGCGCGTTTAACTGTTTTCTATCCACCCCATGCACTTTTTAACTATGTTGCTCTGAATGCATAGACAAATCTGAAAAATTCCAATGGTAGATTGAGAAAGAAACAGGCATTAAGACTAGTTTCATAGCATATATCAACTGCTATCCAGAAATTTCTCCCAAAATCTAAATTAATTTAAGTGTTAACCATAGTTTTTTACGATAGAGATACAAAAACATGGGAATCCAGGGAAAGGAAAATAGTCTCTTCAGATCATAACTCAAAGTAACTACGTCAGCATCGAAACCATGGGAATCCAGGGAAGACACATTGTAAGAGGTTTTCAGAAAAAAGAGACAAACCTCGTAAAGTTTCCGTTGAAGCCCCTTGGAATCAATTGGGAAGCGGATCAGCATCAAATATAACCTGTAAGTAGAGCAATAAAAATTAACATTCTCTAGATATTACTCTCTTTTTCTTCATCACCTGCATAGACCCGGTTTCTGTCGTCAAGAAAATAGTTTACCTTCCTCCGAACAGCAGGAACCCAGATGCTGCAATAATAGACGCCACTGGGGAAAACAGAAAAGAAAAACATGTGACATAAAGGAAACAGGATGTTTTCATGGACAAATTTAGGCAGAAATAGCGGCATTTGCAAGAACAATATAACTAACCTGCAATTAATACTTGGTTCATGGACTTAACAAAACTGTTGTCGTACAGTGACAGAGCTATCCATATTAAAACCTGTCGTGTTAAACAACCTTAGCACACCGATGTGAAACTCATAGACCAAATCAATGAGTAGACAGAAGATCTCTACCCACCGGCCACCGCATAAAAGAAAAATTAAACTGACCTGAGTAACATATATTACACAATTAGTGGACATATACCAAGCCCTCAGCCTATCTGCCAAAAAATCTTCAGCCTGCTCGTCAATAAAATTCAGGCCGCATCAGTGTCAGCCATATGATCACTTAAATCACATCAAGTGCTGCCAGCATTCAGGAATACAGAAGGTAATCAAGCGTAAGGTAGTCCATGTTTAGTCGGAAACTAACAAAGCAAGACATAATCACATAAACTGCAAATGCACGGCTTAGAACTCTATTTCAGTCGAAAGACTCTTGAAGTACCCGAACTGTTACCTGATACCATATCTCAGCCCAGAAGAGAACCAACAGTGTATAAGTGCTAAAGAATAACAGCCCAGGGAGGTCCAGTAGCACCGATGTTAACACCTGTTGAAAGCATAACAAAAGATTTAAAAACATCTGTCGTAAATATGAGCAGCACTGCAGCATTACATTATGTAAACTCTGTAGATTACATTATACACCAAGAATGAAGAACAGGAAGCAACAACTGTAACATCTGTAAGGGAAAAAAAAATTCTCAGAGTGCTTACCTTGGGTTTTAAAACAACAGAAAACACGTGGAAGCCAAAAACAGCTGCACGAACTGCAATTACAGAAAGCATCTATCTTTAGAACACGAGTACAGTTTTGCTAAGGACTTTCTCTTTCCGGTCTTCTCTCCAGCGTTAGCTTGTTCTCTAATAGAACGATTAAATAGATcgtattttaatattttaacatTAACTACTTATTGACATGCATTGTAGAGCTAGGGGGGGGGGGGCTAGCAGAGGCGGTCGCCCCCCTggcggatgaaattttcgaaggttttagttaaatttttcgaaattttttcgagggtgccttatgaaattagtcgttcgccccccctaagttcaaatcctggctccgccacttgATGCAAGTGGACAAATTTATACTCGTTACATATTTTTTACTCTGAAGAGAAGGTCGGTAGCAATCCTCTAAGAACACACATATAAAAAGATGCAGGAAAACAAAAACAAGCAAGAGGGATAGTTGTCAGTAACCTCCATTAACAAAAACATTCATGAGAAAGAAAAGCTTCTGTGTACTCCATCCGTGTTGACGCAATCTTGCTTTAATCTTTATAAATTGAACCTGCCATAAAAATTCATCAACTTTATATATCAAACTTTGTTACGTATACTGCTCGAGGTCAGATCCGACCTTATGTTACCCATTAACCGGAACCTAAAAACGAAAAGAGAAGGAACAATGAAGTTACTACTTACTAGGGAAACAACAGTCAAGAGGGTATAGGCTGcagaaaaagtgaaaaacattCCACCATGCAACTGAGCTAACTCGTCAATCTCGTCCCACTTCGCCATTGAACGATGAGTGAtaattattttgattaattaagtaataagtaatacaataattatgaCAAATCATGTGATGTAGAACAATGAGT from Silene latifolia isolate original U9 population chromosome 3, ASM4854445v1, whole genome shotgun sequence harbors:
- the LOC141646870 gene encoding tobamovirus multiplication protein 1-like isoform X4 yields the protein MAKWDEIDELAQLHGGMFFTFSAAYTLLTVVSLVQFIKIKARLRQHGWSTQKLFFLMNVFVNGVRAAVFGFHVFSVVLKPKVLTSVLLDLPGLLFFSTYTLLVLFWAEIWYQAEDFLADRLRAWYMSTNCVIYVTQVLIWIALSLYDNSFVKSMNQVLIAVASIIAASGFLLFGGRLYLMLIRFPIDSKGLQRKLYEVKSVAAICVTSFLVRCFTAAVSAFNADSSLKVLDHPTTFDLIYYMLVEILPCTLVLFILRKLPPKNV